DNA from Branchiostoma lanceolatum isolate klBraLanc5 chromosome 6, klBraLanc5.hap2, whole genome shotgun sequence:
TACACGCTGTTACACTGGCAAACAacttaaaaaaacacagatgcTATTCAATTGCAACTATTCAAGCTTTAttagaataaatgaaaaaaagaacaagaataaaTGTTTAACTTCCTTAACATCGCCAGTCACAATGACAGACAGCAGATATAGCAGTGTTGGTACCTGCTTAAGTTTAGAGACTTTATATTAACAGTGGTTccaattgtttttttcttcttggcaTTGGAACTAACCAGATGTAACTCAACCAGCAATTGACTGCTTTAGAGGTTTTCCTTCGCATGATCGTTACTATAACCACATTGTCACAACTTAGTGCGTTGCTAGTTAAAACCTATAGATGATTGTATCATAATGAACTCATTTGATCAGTTAGCATAGATTCTATATCTCAAATTCTTTACGCATTACAAGTTCTTCAACATAATCATCATCCATTCATCTTGGAAAAATATGATCTTACAAATCTCCTGACATCATTGATGTACAGATGAAAGTTTTACcagcaacagaagaaaaaaaaaacaatgcggtgttttgtttttatgttacCTGTATTAAAACATAGTTCATCAAGTATTCTATACAGGTCTTAACTCTAAGGTAAGAACCAGATAATATGCTTTACCTTAGGTCTTTAGATGGTACAAAGTTTGTactacaaactttacattcttTACTTTTGTGTTGTTAGGCTTTCAATCGTACAGACCGGGGTTTAACTCTCACTTAACGTTACCTATGGATAATATATACTTGCTGAAACATGGTCAAATTGCCACAAAAAAGCATCTATGCTTTGATACAGCACTTAACTTTTTGGCCCGTCCAGCAGCATGCTCCGTCCCCGCACTCGTCCCTTTCCACGGCAGTCTTAACGTTGGGGCAGGAGCCATCGCAGAACGGAGATGTACCGTACCAGCGGCAGGCATAATCTGAAAAAGCATAGAAAATGCACTTAATTATGTTGGATTGTATAAACGATAAACAATGATATGAAAATGAAGGACGGCCAAACGAAATGAAAGAAGTCTTAGAATACATTGTCATTAATAAAAGAAGATAATAGAATCTCAGTCCAGATGATCCATTACTAACTTGCGACTGAAGATGGTTGGCAAATTGTCAACATTGATAAGCCCATCTTTAATAACGAAcaggtgaatacaacggaatgtgtGTTATACtgatgtggacctcatttgcacaatctatgcagaaactaaTATTttccttacggtaaatgctaggGATGTCATATTGAAAGTGTATCTTagggaaaggtgaatacaactgaATTCGCGCTATTATAATGAggatcaatttgcataatttaagcAGGAACTTCATATCTATATTACGGTAAAGCAGTAGAGAACCCTTGCTTAACGCTATGCTGCCCttgtgggtgagtgagtgtgtgagtgagtgagtatgtgagtgagtgagtgagtgagtgagtgagtgagtgagtgagtgagtgagtgagtgagtgagtgagtgagctaaTGAGTgaatgtaggtagctttaggaaataTGAATATAAGTGAATGCGTGTTATAAAATTGggcacctcatttgcatatttaatgtcgaaatttcatatttcccttaccgtacatgCTAGGGATgcgaagaaataaaaaaaatgagatAATTACACTCGCGATCCTTTTGCTCCTCCTTGTCACCAACTATATGTAACAGACATGTGATTAGTCTAATATCTAAATTAAGGTTCATATAATAGTAAAGTGTTTATCGCAAGTTTGTCACTTCTCAGCTGTTTACTAGCGCATTCTTAGTCTTTACTATTATACTAGCTTTCAGCATGCACAACCTTGCATTAAACTTTTTATGCATTAAGCTATTTTGTTACTCTTTCCTCGAAACAAGGTAAAAGTCAGATTTGTGTGAGATGCTTgtgacaatgacaacaacaacaaaaatcagcaGAAGCAGAATAGGTTCAATGTAAGGAGCACACTTTTAAGAATAGACAAAAATAAGCGTTAATTGATTTTCCAATTATGTTCTGACATGTCTTTCATCCTTCAGTTAAGTAGTTAGAATAAATTACACTTGCATCTATAAGAATACGTATCGTTTGCTATATAGTTTCCAAATATGTCGGTCTGTTAAGATTTCGTATGCAGCGGAGCTTAATTTGATACAACCTTAACAATGTCCAAGAATCCAGTGTTCGTTGAATGAACTTCATCATCATGAATGAACTTGATTTCTGTTAATAACCCGTGATCCGTGCAAAACGATGCCGAAAGCCGTAGACCTTTTTATTATTGGAAATTTTGGTTACCTTCCAGTAAAATCTGGAGAATACTCTTCTCGAGTTTGTCAACCACTTCCGCCTGCTTTTGGTCACTGTCGACAGCTGAAACAGCATAACGACAATAAGTTAAATGTATTGAAAACCTTCAAGTTTTTGAGCTCAGTTTCCTGTTATAAAGTGATGATGAATGGAATGTGTGGATGATAGAGTAAAAATAGAATTATAGAGTAATTTGAAACAGTTGagaatttttcttcaaaaacataATTCGTGATCATTATGGTATTGCATCAAAATTGATGGGAAATGTAAAAATTGTTAACGTTAGTCTTGTACAGCATTTATTACCTTGGAAGCTGATCAGCAAGGGAAGATACGAACacttaatgaaaaaaagaactaGTGATAAATATTACCAAGTTGCTTCATCTAGAATCTTGAATGTTTGAAGTCCAAGAGATGTTCACTGAACACTATGAACTAACCCAAGTGCTGAAAAGTTAAAAACGTAGGACTGCTTTCCTGTTCAGGCTGAGATTGTTCATTCTTTCATATATTGTTATATACCCTTTGTTATATACCCTTTACGTATACGTTACATACATTCTTTaattgtacaagaaaaatatttgattaaacttaaccctcaaacacccgagtggggtcatttttgaccccaggcgtggattttgacgtgctatctgaacatgtttgatctgaaaaaattccttccgtgactttgtcagtagacatcttttctgacctctcataattttctagggagatgggcacaatactgttgacgttataCAGGGAAGTCTGTGATGAGTCCGCT
Protein-coding regions in this window:
- the LOC136437006 gene encoding uncharacterized protein, which codes for MKVVGVIVLGCVALLFSSSSAVDSDQKQAEVVDKLEKSILQILLEVGDKEEQKDREYYACRWYGTSPFCDGSCPNVKTAVERDECGDGACCWTGQKVKCCIKA